The DNA sequence tcttccttctcggctagttccagctcaaagccgagcttccttcttcttctcggctagttccaggctagttccagctcggtaagccgagcttaccgaactcctttcaccgaactcctttctagccgaactcctttctagccgaactcctttctagccgagctagctcaaaaccgagcttcatttcttgatctcttctttgagctgcagctcggctccaacactcgatcaaatcagtagtttgcacggacacactttcacatTTACTCTCTCTAACTCTTAATTTATCATGTTTTTATTAAACCGTACAGTCTATTACCAAGATAAAACACATATCCAGAATCTTTTATATCGTTCTGTGATATTTATTGGTAGTtacatttattatatttatactcCATATCAAACTGTCACTGTATATTTGTTAGTACAGTATATTACTGTATTAGATACATgtactaattaatatatatttgttGGATAATTGTACATTGTAGTAGTAATTCGTTACATTGCACAAACAACGTTGAAACATATAATTGAAGAGATCCAAAAATGTATCAAATTCAGTGTTCGAATCCTATAAGTCACAGtgttcaattttttatttttttgtttgttttaccTTCACAAAGTTCcttttatttagttttatcCTTAGTTTTTGCTCCATAGAATTATAAGAGATCCATAAATGTATCTTATAAATATTAGACTAAAGtctcaaaatggtccttaatatattgcgtttttttaattttggtccaaaacattatcttttgaattattcggtccctcacatttgaaattgGTTCACATTTGGttcattttggacggttccgtcaaatttttgacggttttaattaccgggtcacaaatgcgtcactaatccgtcactgaCTGGGAGAAAttgatccgtcactaattcgCCGCCCAAAACCCGCCTCCGCCGGAGCTCTTCTTCTATTGGCTGTGGAGATCAATGTGCTTCTTTATCTTCTTCACATTACTCTCTTCTTCAACTATTTCGCCTTCATTTACCTCGAATTCAACTTCGTTTCTTGAATTCTCCAATTGGGAttcttcaatttcatcaattTCTTGCATTTTCTTGGCTGGAGGAGGTGTCGCCGTCATCGAGGGAGAAGAGAGACCAGTTAGTGTTTCTCCCTCTAACATCGCAAGATTTCCTCTGGGGCTCGAAGAATTGGCTCAAAGCTTCGTTCTTGGACGCCGAGAATGACTTTGTGCGGCGGAGGAGGGGCGGCgggaggaggtggaggagggGCGGCGGGAGGAGGAGGGGGTGTTGGCGGAGGAGTTGCCGTCGAGAGTGGTGAGGCGCTCGCAGAGGCAGATGGGGCAGAAGCCGGTGAAGTTCTCGGCGGGGTGGCGGTCGCAGCTGAAGGAGGATCGCGGTGGCtacgacggcggcggcggcggcgctgtTGGGTCTACGGAACTGGGCTGATTCATAACCGTTGGAAGCATGTGTCCCCGCCAATTAACAACATTGCGCTCCGCAATGTGAAGCTTTCTTCATTggtgactctgtgtgtgtgtgagagagagagagagagagaaattaagGAGATAGGAATTAAAGAAGACGAAGGGAAGAAGAAATGTTTTTtacttctctttctttttaatgtaaataatggGATTAGTGACGAATTTGTGAtgaattagtgacggattagtgacgaaTTTGTTTCTCtgagttagtgacggattagtgacccCAGAATTAAAAcagtcaaaaatttgacggaaccatccaaaatggaccaaatgtgatccgatttcaaatgtgagggaccgaataattcaaaagataatgttttggaccaaaataaaaaaaaacgcaatatattaaggaccaaattgggactttagtctaaaTATTATTAGTAACTTCAATTTAAAAGTTATTTCGCATATATTATCCATCTTTCTCGAAGTCCCCACTTaggttatactccctccgtcccatgctactcgcacttttcattttaggccgtaaatttgtgattgatttttttgtgtaattaaaaaagaattttaggtgtaatgagacatcacttaataaaagagctcttaacttaaactaacatattaattaaatgcattaattctaacttaaattataaatagtgtaaggactttgacACGAGCCGAAAAgtaaacgtgcgagtagcacgggacggagggagtatcagtTTTTGGCGACGACGAAAGAAAAGAATATCTCACAACCAAGAAGAGTAAGTTGGGtccttaactttaaaattctGGCTTCGCCACTGAACACAAGCTAGCATGTGTATTTAGAGAAGTGGGCGTTATCGATATTTATATAGGGTTAGATGCAAATTTAGGAAGAGCCAAGTGTTGTATGAGAATTGCACGTGTACAAAATTTGAGTGCATGGAGCACACCATGAACTTGTAAATCGATTAATAGTTGGAGCCAAAATGCCAAATGCTAATGCCAACTTCAAATACATgatgaatttaattaataaagctTTAAAACTTCTTCATGAATGCAACTCCACATGGGTGGTAAATGGTAATGTTGCCACCATCATATTTAtcatctttttccttttccGAATATGTACGGGAATTCAATTTTCAAGTACGTTTTTTCTATTCTaattaatatacatatttataacTTAAAAGGAGAAGTTGTGACGCCGAGGAAGATTATTTCTAATGTCGTGACAAcaattttctaattattttaattcGGATCACTTTTGTGACCAATATTTATTCTAGCTTATTCAATCTTGTGAAACAAGCGGAGGTGATCACGTAAATAAATGAAACTTTCCCTTCAGAAAAAGATTAAATAGAAAAAGGAGTGGTAATGGGAGATGAACTTGAACGGTATACTAACAAatcgtatttcttttttatgattatgaatttaatttggtCTGATTGCATTGATGAATTCAGGAGACCTACAAATCGAAATGCAAATTATCTCAAAAGAAATGCAAGTGAAAATAATGCTACACGGTAACTTATCTTGGTTTTGAAATGTCCTTTTCTAATTTAGATATGGGAGACCAAACCACTACATAGAGCACACGTGTCTTGCGATTTTCTATAGAAATTTATTGCCTAATAAATTAATCTTACAGTATTAAATGTTTatatattacaaaaataaatagaatcAGTATGATTAGTGGTAACGTGGAAATTGGCCTGGACAATATATATCTAGATTTTGTTCCCCTGAGAGTCCAAATTATACGGAAACAAGACAACATGGTAATAATAGCACTATAATATGAGGTATTCTGAAAAGGGCAGAGATAATCGTACATATGTATATAATCGaactttatttaatattttacattGAAAATCGATTTATAAatatgatttaaaataaatttcatactaatAATTTTGTAACACttcgaaaaaaatttaaaattttaacttacatatttgtatatttaagaagtttttttttactaaacattgtataattaattcaaatcaagtttgacataaaatttctatatcacttctttcttattgctacatataatacaataaataacataattaatttttaagtaaattcaattaaaattaaaaatgtaaggatattatgtacatgtacaatttatgtacatttatcatttttattctgTGGGTGAAAAAGACAATAATATATCATGTGAAGTCGTTTGATAAATGCATTCATCTATATATAGTTGGTAAACACCAGACAATTCATGTGAATAACTGAATTGTTTAAAAGATGAAAAGGCATACCCTCTTctgaaaaaatgattttatgtaTACATAAAtgggataaaatcataaaatagagGTAACTAGCCAGTACTCAATCTGAAAGAATTAGTAATTTATATCTATAAATTAAGAAGCAAGATTTATAAATCagaaagtaattttttttactttatattaTAGAAATTCATATGATCATAAGCaaatataaatgataaaatatttattaagaTCTTATTAATTTTATCCCATTGCAGCCTAGCTACATGTGTGAGGACAACTGAACAAATAACCGGTTTTGGTGGAATATGGAACCAGACGATCAAAACATTACACCACACTAAGCAATTAATGTTGGTTcagaattatattttaatacataaacactaattcttaattaaaataataaattctgTAGCTTAACAATGGAACCACAAATCAGAGAGAGTTTTTCTactcataaataaatatattcgaTCATTATTAGAGGATGTAAAGATGAATTTATAATCCCAACCGGATCTGTTAGGTATACCTGTGCGATATTAATCAGTATTATATCTTATTATGtgagtttaaaaaaataaagttgcatcCATTAATAAGTAACATTATGTTTAGCCCTTGAAGAAATTACATCAATGATTAGGTCATATCTCACTAATTCAGTGTCCCAAAACGCCAGCCAACTAAAATGCTGGATATCACATGGGCATTTGTGGGAGTTCCAAAATCTTTTATTAAGCctccattaaaatatatttaataatccCATTGTCTAAATTCGTGAAATTGTACcggaaaaaaatagtaaaattatatttccattCATCCTACGAAAGAGACAGATTGCTTAAGCTGCATGTGCTATCTGCTTCTTTTGTATCTTCTCGCAAAGTCTCTGATTCTCTCTCAACAAAAAAAGTCAGACATAAATGATTAttcaatattcaaataattggTTAGGCAACTACAAATTCGACACATACTTGTTCAAATACATCATTTCATAAGCAGCAAATTAAAAGCTTTTCCCCAAGATTTTTATCTCGAattcggcggcggcggagcctATTGTAATTGATACAGAGATGATTACGTGTGAAGAAGCCAAGATTGAAGATCGTGATTGGATGGCGGCGTTGAAGAAGTCGGTGAAGATGCTTCATTTTGGGGGGTGGGAAgagaaggaggcggcggcgagggAGATGAAGAGGCTCGCGGCGAAAGATGTGAATCGGCGGAGGACCATGGCGGAGTTTGGCGTTATTCCGCCGCTGGTTGCTATGGTTGGATCGGAGGTGGCGGCGGCGCATCAAAGATTGGCTGTGCAAGTGCTTATTGAACTCGCCAATGCATCTTTCACGtgagttttaaattttaattaatttgtttcaatttaatttGCAATTGCAGTCTTGGtcattaatttgaaaattattgTTGTTTTTTAGACGAATTAAATGGGATTAAGCAAATAGTCTCTAATCTAGTTGGATGATTGAATATATTTTATGCGGGAGGGGCCGAAGCTTACTTATTCTTTATTAGTTGAAAAAATGTTACTCACAAATGGAAATTGCAACCATTATGGAGGCCTACTGGCCATTAATGACTCGTGGGGTGGGTGGAGTGGCCGCTGTCGTAGACGCCaaccgcggtttccggcagcgCCACGCCGTCAGAGAAGTCTTCACCGATATGTAGTAGCGGACACAAATGGAgccaatttttcaaaaaaaaaatcgaatcacttaaaaaatatattcacgAATATAATTTAGAAAACATACTTGCTCTTACCAATTTTTTTCTGCATAATCCCCTGCCGATACGACTATATTTGCTaggattttttaaataaaagtaggTGGCTCAGCAATAGGGTTTGGACTTTGTTTGGTCGTATGTGGTGCTTGAAATTCTTGTTTATGGGATGATACAGAGTGGAAAGTGAAGTTAAGGATATGATTGACCCagaaaatataatactataacTTAGAGGTATAGGTTGAAGATAACGATAGCTAACATCACTTTTAACTTTAGCATATAGTTTAATATGTCATGAAGCATATTTTGCGTTTTAATCACTTAATAAACCTAATAATTCGATCTCTCTTTTCCCCAAGTGGGAGTGGGTGGTCTCTTTTGGTGCGCTGACTCTGCACCTATCTCCACGGCTTAAGGAAATTTCAATTAGCATAATTCAAATTCATGTAAATGATCATAAAAATAATGGGTTGCTGATTTTTGGCATGTTTGTCTGAATATGGACAATATAAAACTCTGATTTTCACATATTTTCAATCTTGTTGACTTATAGCAGTTCTTGATAAAGACATTATCAATAGCAACACTTTGTTCCTTGACTAACTTTTTTGTGCTTCTTATTTAGGAACAAGGCTTTAATGGTGGAGGAAGGAATTTTATCAAAATTGCCCAAGAATTTGAGTTTGTTAGAGGAAACAGATAAGAGAGAATTTGCAGAGCTCCTCCTATCTATATCAGGCCTAGCCAACACTCAATTTCCCCTAAACTCATCAAGAATCATTCCAACTGTAGTCTGCATTCTTGAATCCAGCTCAAGCATAGAGACAGAAGAGCTCTGCTTGAGCACATTGCACAACCTCTCTTCAGTTCTAGACAACGCGCCAGCCCTGATCTCAACGGGGATCGTGACCAGCCTAACGAAGCTAGCCTCGGTGAAGGAGACCTCGGAGAAAAGCCTAGCAACCTTAGGCAACTTGGTAGTAACCTCAGACGGGAGGAAGGCGCTCGAGCAGAACCCCACAGTGCCTGAGGGCCTAATCGAGATCATGACATGGGAGGAGAAGCCGAAGTGCCAGGAGCTCTCTGCCTACATTTTGATGGTCTTGGCTCACCAGAGCTCCCTGCAGAGGCAGAAGATGGCCAAGGCCGGGATAGTGCAGGTGCTTCTAGAAGTCGCGCTGCTGGGGAGCCCGTTGGCGCAGAAGAGAGCGCTGAAGCTGCTGCAGTGGTTCAAGGATGAGCGGCAGACGAGGATGGGGCCTCATTCGGGGCCCCTGCAGGTGGGGAGGGTGTCGATGGGATCGCCTCTGAGTGAGGAGGATGCCGAGCAAGGGAAGAGGATGATGACCAAGATTGTGAAACAGAGTTTGTATAAGAACATGGAGACCATCACGCGTCGTGCCAATGGGGCGGCCGGAGATGCTTCCAAGCTCAAGGCTTTGGTGGTTAGCACTAGTTCTAAGAGCTTACCATACTAGAAAAATTCACTCatagtagtactttttttttggtatataCAAAGGAATGGGTATCACTGGTGGTTGCACCTCTGGTGCAACTAatgatttattattataataaatttttggtgtatttttttttaactttgatATATGATTATCCTCTGTTTTAGCCTGCAATTAGGCACACACGTTTAGAACATATGTGACTGTGTTTGTGTCTAAGAACAATGCACATTCCGATTCCTTTACAAACTGAGCATCATCTCATCTAAAGGTTGAAAAATCATGTGTTTTAACTTATGAATTGTTAACATCATCTCTATAATCTCGAGTTTGAAAGATCAAAATTAAGTTTTCGTCTAGAGTTTGACGAATTATCTCTGATTTCTGAGCATCATCTCTCGTATAGAGCTTGAAAAATCAAGAATTGATTTACGAGCCTAATCTCGTCATTAGTTTGAAATATTATGCATAAATTCTAACTTCTAAGCATAATCTCATCCAATGATTGAAAAATGATAACTAACTTGTGGGAATATTCCATTCGGTacaattatagtagtatttgcCAAACTTTGGCACAAATGATCTTATTATTTGGAAATATTCACTACCTTTAACCGGTCAAATTCATATACATTTGTGATTTCGTTTTACCATGCAATGATACTGGCATGGCATCCAAATAAACTATAGAATGGTGAATGAAAATAGTTTTTGGAGTACATAAATACTCAAAATCCCTTACGGTGTCGTAACGAGGATGCTCAATGAGGAAGTTAATTTGAGAGTAAAAAAACGCGTTTGGTTAATAGCCTCATTATATATTCCCCTTTTTTCTAAGTACAGTTTTTTTTCTTGTCAAAAACCACTTAGTTCTTAATTAGTTTGTTGGCCATGGATCTCACTAAGAAACGCAAGGCCGACCAGAACGGCATATCGTATCCCGTAACCGATGGGCTTCCTTGCTCCCGAAGACGCAGAGAAAATCCTCGAGCCCTTCACCCAATGTTTTAAAAAGCGGACCGGTAAGCGAACCGgcgacgttactggttcacggctcaaccggtccaaccggtcgaaccaccggtctaaccgttttactgttgcaaatatatataaaaatatattaaatttagtaaatgatttacaattaataatatatcacaaaacattaaaccttatagataataagtgatgtataaatataaataatattaaaatttagtaaatatattaagatatatttatatttaatattagttagtctagataaaaaatttaatatttcatgtattaaaatatataatgtttatattaatttaagaaaatttattttataaataatatataattaaatatgaattaagtacttattaattagtttagataagattataaattaatgtcaatagctagggtatataaattaagtatgtaatataaaaaatttatttatagtaaataatgaatcttatatggtactaataataatataggtggtaagtagagcatcattaaaatataaaggatgataattatatatattataattaacaattatattaaaaaataataaattaaaatgaattattagtttttgtagataaaattaatggttaatgtataaaaatatttaatgttcaaattgttcaatgagcccatgtggtggagtggtagagctcttcttaactagaagagaggtcatgagttcaacctctaccaacaacaaattttaaaaaattttgaaaaaaaaatagaaacggTTTTCGGTTCACGGTCCAACCGGTCGACGGCCGTTCCACCGGTTCACGCGGATTCAATGCCgtggtggtttaaaggggtgaaccggaccggactacctaccggttcgcggtcggaccagtcgaaccggccggtccgatttttaaaacattgcctTCACCAAAGAACAGCTCCTCCCAATTATATGTTGATCCCGTCCGTGGCCTCCAATATTTATTACTCCTCTGTCTCATTCTAAGCGATACATTTTCCTTTTCGATATGACAATtataaatgacacatttctaaaaatggaaacatcattttctactttttcctctttttaaaaatttattctaACCATTTAACTACAAaaataacactatataaaatttatatgcTGATCCCGTCCGTGGCCTCCAAAATTTATTACTCCTCTGTCTCATTCTAAGCGATACATTTTCCTTTTCGATATGACAattctaaatgacacatttctaaaaatgaaaacatcattttctactttttccttttttaaaaatttattctaACCATTTAACTacaaaataacactatataaaattttgtgTCAGAGCGTAGTTTTCTTTGACGTAATCATTTCCGTTTGCTCCAGATCTAGATTTGAAAATTGTGGCTTGGGTCTAAATTGGTACAACTACAATGGGTCCTAAAATGTGGAGTACTATAAATTCATATCCATAGAATTTTGGGTCAGTCATCGAATTCATTTTGTGAACAGTACATCTAAAATCTGGAAACTTAACTTTGCCAAAATAAAGTACTACAGACTCCCAAGGACGCAAACTCACTGCAATacattactccatccgtcctccaaattttgtcacagtttgaccggacacggattttaagaaagattatgaaagtgggttgaaaaaagtTAATAGGACGTGAGTCATagttttaaagtattagttttataataaaatgtgactgaaaataagttagtgaaatgtgaggtccactacccagtggcggatccaggatccggaaacggagggggcggaatatatagtattaaCTTGATTTAGTGCGGACATGGCTATTTTTTTCATTGTTCGGGGCGACTCCAGAGGCAAATGGAGGGGGTGGACATGGTAATTTTGCATCCCAATAAGGGGAAAATAGTCGCAGGGAGGGGGTGACCGCCCCCTCCTGCACCCTAGATCGCCGCGtgccactacaaaaaatggtaaaagtgaaatgtgacaaattttataggatggacggaaatggaaaaatgtgacaaaatttcagggagaGAGGGAATACTATATACTCTAAAGTTTTAATATCAAGGGTTGTATCACCAGTTTGTTGCAATGAAGTCATGGTAGAATTTCCACACCGATTGCGAGATGTTATTCCGCGTTTGTACAAAAATACTATCTCTCTTtttgcatggaagagaaagtaACTAATTGTGCTGAAACACATTCCATAGATATTTTCTCCTTGTTTTGTATGTTTCTTGCATGTTTCTCGTACTCTATTTTCATTTTCCGTGAGATAAGACTAATTGTGATATATGCAGTCTTTAATCTAAATAGACTCTCAAGTCATCTCCGTGAGTCTTGCATCATCTCCGcctttgtttttctattttaatttttgtcattatttttgtgttttgtgGAAGCACAGCGTGAAATACTTGTATAAATATACCCTTCATCACTTCCACTCCTCACACCAAAACATACTTGAATTTTAAACATGGCACCAACACTTTATCTAAGCTTATTTTTGCTGCATTTTTGGGGCTTCTCGGAGCGCAGCCCGCACCGTGGTGGCCTCATCGATGGTGGAGAGACACCACCAATGGATGACCCAGTTCGGCCGCAGCTACAAAGATGTTGCGGACAAGGCACACAGgttcaaaatattcaaggaCAACACCGACTTCATCGACACCTTCAATGCTGCCGGAACCGTTCTTACACGCTCGCCATCAACGACTTCGCCAATCTCACAAATGAGGAATTCGTGCTGACTAGAACTGGGCTCAAAATGGGATCTCGCCGGAACTCATCCGCGTTCATGCATGCCGACGTCACCGAGGTTCCATCCAGCATGGACTGGAGAACCGTGGGCGCCGTCACCGGTGTTAAGGACCAAGGAAAATGTGGTATGTTAAATATTTCCTTTGTCTTCagaaaatagtttcattttgcATCTTACAAAATTAATCCACACTCAATTTTTGAAGACCTTTTCACCCCATATTACATGCTAATAAGATGGGTCCCTACTATCCACTAGCATCTCCTCGAttacttttctctttttttttggtaatggaccacATATTACCCTAACTaatcatactcacattttattataaaactaatagtccatataaaagtatgactcacatttCTTAATAAGGGACGAGGGAGTACTAATgcttatatatgtatatattggtTTATACTTCGATGTGGGATACAG is a window from the Salvia splendens isolate huo1 unplaced genomic scaffold, SspV2 ctg1103, whole genome shotgun sequence genome containing:
- the LOC121788635 gene encoding U-box domain-containing protein 7-like; the protein is MITCEEAKIEDRDWMAALKKSVKMLHFGGWEEKEAAAREMKRLAAKDVNRRRTMAEFGVIPPLVAMVGSEVAAAHQRLAVQVLIELANASFTNKALMVEEGILSKLPKNLSLLEETDKREFAELLLSISGLANTQFPLNSSRIIPTVVCILESSSSIETEELCLSTLHNLSSVLDNAPALISTGIVTSLTKLASVKETSEKSLATLGNLVVTSDGRKALEQNPTVPEGLIEIMTWEEKPKCQELSAYILMVLAHQSSLQRQKMAKAGIVQVLLEVALLGSPLAQKRALKLLQWFKDERQTRMGPHSGPLQVGRVSMGSPLSEEDAEQGKRMMTKIVKQSLYKNMETITRRANGAAGDASKLKALVVSTSSKSLPY